CACTCATTTTTAAAAGCtgatgacgatagatcgctagactgcccctttttgtgcagacagccactggacctgtgaacgtcctccaTATCAAGAACAAACAGCGAAACAGAGCTGACATCACGATTCTGCCGATGTGAAGAGAGTTGTGCAGACCGAAAAATGTCGCACTGCAATGTTAAGCGAAATGTCGCGCAGTGCCGTGTACTTTCGGGAGGGACCGAGAAAAGCCTAGTGACGGGCCGTGGTTTGGCCAGCCCACGGCCCGGATACGTTGCACGCGTAATTTGGCACGGCGTGGCCGGCCCTGTTTTAATTGGCTATAGTCATACCACTGAATGTtcaaatgatttaaatggctctgagcagtatgggacttaacatctgaggtcatcagtcccctagaacttagaactacttaaacctaactaacttctgttggtcatagtatatggacaatatgtgagaagtagggactgttagtgtttgcacgtgtgtcaataattcagcaagggactggataacagcattgctggttctaaggacatttcaaacaaattttttgtgagtggacaagtggtggtttatggacttgctatattctccgcaagactcttcgatggtgattgtgcacctgcacagtcgcaacagatggctgctggccatctctacaaggactacagtgggtctgcacgtttgatggcccaccaataccattatctctacaaggactatagtgggtctgcatctttggtggcccaccaataccgtaatccctaccgggactacagtgggtctgctctgtgatgacctacctaccaatcttcttcaaaacttcgactgactctgctgtgggtttgctctgttgtggcccattacctgtctgcatgtcaagagtcagcactgtctttccgttggaaggacaacactacttcttcaagactgcatggaaatccactacttctgtgtgcaatttcttttactaatgagactttgtgaaaaaaaactgtaattactattatgatgaatgatcaggactatctttatggactgtgagaaaattttagcttttgaccaacattgtatcgataagtgtgtgcatttgatttctttgttattgtaattatgaaaaattttatcaaatcattattggccagtgcccaaaacaatttgtaaaaatttttgtgggaagcatgggggctatgtaagtagactgtataggttttttattggtaacgccacatagcgctctgtatgaaaattactggctgtgctgtgtgcagtctgtggctggtttgcattgttgttggctattgtagtgttgggcagctggatgttaacagcgcatagcattgcgcagttggaggtgagccgccagcagtggtggatatggggagagagatggcggagtttggaaatttgtaagactggatgtcatgaacatgtatattatggtttttcaacactattaaggtaaatacattgtttgttctctagtaaaatctttcatttgctaactatgcctatcagtagttagtgccttccgtagtttgaatcttttatttagctggcagtagtggcgctcgctgttttgcagtagttcgagtaacgaagatttttggtgaggtaagtgatttctgaaaggtataggttaatgttagtcagggctattcttttgtaaggatatttgaaagtcagattgcgttgcgctaaaaatattgtgtgtcaggttaagcacagtctcgtatacaattcttcaaaaagggacgtttcaacacatccatgcccgaggcaggattcgcacctgcgaccgtagcggacgcgcggttccagactgtagcgcctagaaccgctcggccactcaggccggcccagtGAATGTTGTTGAGTACTTACTTTAAAATCTGTTGATGAGTGCGGATACAGTTTACCAGTGTCGTGTACCCGACACGGTCTGTAGCGGCCGTCTTTTGCGGCTGGTGCGCTTCGCACGAGGCTACGGGCCCGTCGGTGATTTCGGGACGGCCGTCGCTCTGGTGGTCCCTCCCCAGGCTAGACAGACGCCAGTTGAGCAGTCTGAACTGGGCCGTGACGTGCGTCATGATGCTGGCGAAGAAGCAGTCGAGGCCGACGCTGATGTAGATCCAGTAGAAGGTGGACGCGAACTCGACGCCGTAGGCGAGCTCGTAGAGCGGCAGAGGGCCGGCGTCGAGCCCGCGGATCTGGCTGAAGGGCAGTAGCCGCTGGGCGGAAGCGCCCCGTAGGACGAGCGGGAGGGccgcccacaggaagaagatggtcgTCACGTAGCCCACGAGCAGCAGCGTCAGCCGCGGGGCCAGGCGGCGGTGCCGCTCGTACGCCTCGCCCATCTGTCTGCGAGTGGATGTCGTatcctttattttctttttaagtttGATTTCATGCCCCTGCCCCATTTGGGCAAGGGAGGGCTGGCAGCGTCACAATCTGCCACTCTTCAGCCGAATGATACATTTAATAAAAAGATGAaaatgatatatacagggtgtttcaaaaatgacctgtatatttgaaacggcaataaaaactaacgagcagcgatagaaatacaccgtttgttgcaatatgcttggaacaacagtacattttcaggcagacaaactttcgaaattacagtacttacaattttcaacaacagatggcgctgcggtctgggaaactctctagtacgatattttccacatatccaccatgcgtagcaataatatggcgtagtctctgaatgaaattacccgaaacctttgacaacgtgtctggcggaatggcttcacatgcagatgagatgtactgcttcagctgttcaattgtttctggattctggcggtacacttggtctttcaagtgtccccacagaaagaagtcacaggggttcatgtctggcgaatagggaggccaatccacgccgcctcctgtatgtttcggatagcccaaagcaatcacacaatcatcgaaatattcattcaggaaattaaagacgtcggccgtgcgatgtggccgggcaccatcttgcataaaccacgaggtgttcgcagtgtcgtctaaggcagtttgtaccgccacaaattcacgaagaatgtccagatagcgtgatgcagtaatcgtttcggatctgaaaaatgggacaatgattcctttggaagaaatggcggcccagaccagtactttttgaggatgcagggacgatgggactgcaacatggggcttttcggttccccatatgcgccagttctgtttattgacgaagccgtccaggtaaaaataagcttcgccagtaaaccaaatgctgcccacatgcatatcgccgtcatcaatcctgtgcactatatcgttagcgaatgtgtctcgtgcagcaatggtagcggcgctgaggggttgccgcgtttgaattttgtatggatagaggtgtaaactctggcgcatgagacgatacatggacgttggcgtcatttggaccgcagctgcaacacggcgaacggaaacccgaggccgctgttggatcacctgctgcactagctgcgcgttgccctctgtggttgccgtacacggtcgccctacctttccagcacgttcatccgtcacgttcccagtccgttgaaatttttcaaacagatcctttattgtatcgcttttcggtcctttggttacattaaacctccgttgaaaacttcgtcttgttgcaacaacactgtgttctaggcggtggaattccaacaccagaaaaatcctctgttctaaggaataaaccatgttgtctacagcacacttgcacgttgtgaacagcacacgcttacagcagaaaga
This genomic stretch from Schistocerca cancellata isolate TAMUIC-IGC-003103 chromosome 2, iqSchCanc2.1, whole genome shotgun sequence harbors:
- the LOC126160923 gene encoding uncharacterized protein LOC126160923, with amino-acid sequence MGEAYERHRRLAPRLTLLLVGYVTTIFFLWAALPLVLRGASAQRLLPFSQIRGLDAGPLPLYELAYGVEFASTFYWIYISVGLDCFFASIMTHVTAQFRLLNWRLSSLGRDHQSDGRPEITDGPVASCEAHQPQKTAATDRVGYTTLVNCIRTHQQILNFVRHLQEAMSAVVLIQFASSVTVACMTLCISTFNPDTGSAMKAAVYLPIPAIQVYLYCWFAHDIMEQLLNASYSCYALFRQVNSR